One Bdellovibrio bacteriovorus str. Tiberius DNA segment encodes these proteins:
- a CDS encoding CheR family methyltransferase, giving the protein MAEAAKKLEGAALTRLLSLVKTHTGITMEERKRDMLTARIKPRLRLLGLESLEDYIDHLEQGKVEIQDFVNLVTTNETHFFRTQTVWDYFQNEYLPEWHKKNPDTILRIWSAASSTGEEAHSLGMACEEFRFKHPSFKYKIMGSDIDTNVLAKARTGVFKDRTLDELKNRHPVLMEKYFREQADGSFRISPVISANLEFFQHNLHKVPPKGLMFDIVFLRNVLIYFNDQDQELVLSNVHRALKPEGMLILGESESLARHKTQFTFKKPLIYMKG; this is encoded by the coding sequence GTGGCAGAAGCAGCTAAAAAACTCGAAGGAGCAGCCCTGACAAGGCTGCTTTCTTTGGTGAAGACACATACCGGAATCACAATGGAAGAGCGTAAGCGTGATATGCTCACGGCGCGCATCAAACCGCGTCTGCGTCTTCTGGGGCTTGAATCCCTGGAAGACTATATTGACCACCTGGAACAGGGGAAGGTCGAGATCCAGGATTTCGTCAACCTGGTTACAACAAACGAAACTCATTTCTTCCGCACGCAGACCGTGTGGGATTACTTCCAGAACGAATACCTGCCAGAGTGGCATAAAAAGAATCCGGACACGATTCTAAGAATCTGGTCAGCCGCCTCTTCCACGGGTGAAGAAGCTCACTCCCTGGGAATGGCTTGCGAAGAATTCCGCTTCAAGCATCCTTCTTTCAAATACAAAATCATGGGTTCGGATATTGACACCAATGTTCTGGCGAAGGCTCGCACGGGTGTCTTTAAAGACCGGACTCTGGATGAACTTAAGAACCGTCATCCTGTTTTGATGGAAAAATACTTCCGCGAACAGGCTGATGGCAGTTTCCGCATCAGCCCGGTGATCAGCGCCAATCTGGAGTTTTTCCAGCACAATCTGCACAAGGTGCCACCGAAGGGTCTGATGTTTGATATCGTCTTTTTGCGCAATGTTCTGATTTACTTTAATGATCAGGATCAGGAGCTTGTACTTTCAAATGTGCACCGGGCTTTGAAGCCTGAAGGCATGTTGATTCTGGGTGAGTCCGAGTCTTTGGCGCGCCACAAGACTCAGTTCACTTTTAAAAAACCTCTGATCTATATGAAGGGCTGA
- a CDS encoding methyl-accepting chemotaxis protein, whose product MSTARKLVDQSPQLDELTSLREEIKALHRVQAVIEFNLDGTIITANENFLGALGYSLDEIQNHHHSMFCDPQYGMSPEYKKFWQTLGKGEFVAGEFKRITKAGKEIWINASYNPIFDNEGNPCKVVKFATDITAAKTKTSEYEGKVMAISRAQAVIEFNLDGTILNANENFLATVGYGLGDIQGHHHRMFCDPAFAASPEYKMFWEKLARGEFEAGEFKRFAKGGREVWINASYNPIFNADGKPFKVVKFATDITAAKMRAAEDAGKISAISKAQAVIEFNMDGTIISANENFLATVGYGLTEIQGKHHRMFCGSEYTASADYTNFWAKLNRGEFDSGRYQRVGAGGKSIWIQATYNPIMDMNGKPYKVVKFASDITKQVELEQEVKRKAEEDQMKVDSLLLTVNKAAAGDLTSPITVSGADAIGQLADGIQKMMVDLRGVISIVVSSANSFGTSSKSIAEQSTSVAAGAQSLGATVEEMNASIEEFTASIASIADNTKQANELAKVTQKEAEQGSQAISKSIEAMELINKSSEDISEIIKVISEIASQTNLLAFNAAIEAARAGEHGLGFSVVADEVRKLAERSSQATKEISKLINESTKRVEQGSSISKQAGEAFSKIVAGIEKTTQSISEVTLAAEEQSEAAKGVSASIQHIAAESEKSAQSSETIANNTGILVKEADELNRTVSRFVV is encoded by the coding sequence ATGAGCACTGCACGTAAACTAGTAGATCAAAGTCCCCAGCTTGATGAACTGACCAGCCTCCGTGAAGAAATCAAGGCTTTGCACCGGGTGCAGGCAGTCATTGAGTTCAACCTTGATGGCACCATTATCACAGCCAATGAAAACTTCCTGGGCGCATTGGGTTACTCCCTGGATGAAATTCAAAATCACCACCATTCCATGTTCTGTGATCCCCAGTATGGTATGAGTCCCGAATACAAAAAATTCTGGCAGACTCTGGGTAAAGGTGAATTTGTTGCTGGTGAATTCAAGCGCATCACCAAAGCTGGTAAAGAGATCTGGATCAATGCTTCTTATAATCCCATCTTTGATAACGAAGGCAATCCGTGCAAAGTGGTGAAGTTTGCCACCGACATCACGGCGGCTAAAACTAAAACCTCTGAATATGAAGGCAAAGTCATGGCGATCAGCCGGGCTCAGGCCGTGATCGAGTTTAATCTGGATGGTACGATCCTGAATGCCAATGAAAACTTCCTGGCAACTGTTGGGTATGGCCTGGGTGATATCCAGGGCCATCATCACCGCATGTTCTGTGATCCGGCTTTTGCTGCTTCCCCTGAATACAAGATGTTCTGGGAAAAGCTGGCGCGTGGCGAATTTGAGGCGGGCGAATTCAAACGCTTTGCCAAGGGCGGGCGCGAAGTATGGATCAATGCTTCTTATAACCCGATCTTCAATGCCGATGGCAAACCATTCAAAGTGGTGAAGTTTGCCACAGACATCACTGCCGCAAAAATGAGAGCTGCAGAAGACGCCGGAAAAATCTCCGCCATCAGCAAAGCTCAGGCGGTGATTGAATTCAATATGGATGGCACAATTATCAGTGCCAATGAAAACTTCCTGGCGACAGTGGGCTATGGTCTGACTGAAATCCAGGGCAAGCACCATCGTATGTTCTGCGGCAGCGAATATACGGCAAGTGCTGATTATACGAATTTCTGGGCCAAATTGAACCGTGGTGAATTTGATTCCGGTCGCTATCAGCGCGTGGGTGCTGGTGGCAAGTCGATTTGGATCCAGGCGACCTACAATCCGATCATGGATATGAATGGCAAACCTTATAAGGTTGTGAAATTCGCCAGCGATATCACCAAACAGGTAGAGCTTGAACAGGAAGTGAAAAGAAAAGCCGAAGAAGATCAGATGAAAGTGGATTCCCTGTTGCTGACTGTAAATAAGGCAGCGGCCGGCGATCTGACTTCACCGATCACGGTTTCAGGTGCAGATGCCATTGGCCAGCTGGCGGATGGTATTCAGAAAATGATGGTGGACCTGCGTGGAGTGATCTCCATCGTTGTGTCTTCTGCGAATAGCTTTGGAACCTCCTCGAAGTCCATCGCCGAACAGTCCACTTCTGTGGCTGCGGGAGCGCAAAGTTTGGGTGCGACCGTCGAGGAAATGAACGCATCCATCGAAGAGTTCACAGCTTCCATCGCATCTATTGCTGATAATACGAAACAGGCCAATGAACTGGCGAAAGTCACTCAGAAGGAAGCAGAACAGGGCAGCCAGGCCATTTCCAAATCCATTGAGGCCATGGAATTGATCAACAAGTCGTCTGAAGACATCAGCGAGATCATCAAAGTGATCAGCGAAATCGCAAGTCAGACAAATCTTTTGGCCTTCAATGCGGCGATCGAAGCGGCTCGTGCCGGTGAACACGGTCTGGGCTTCTCGGTTGTTGCGGACGAGGTTCGTAAGCTGGCGGAAAGATCCTCCCAGGCGACGAAAGAAATCTCCAAGCTGATCAACGAATCCACCAAACGTGTGGAACAGGGCAGTTCGATTTCAAAACAAGCGGGTGAAGCCTTCAGTAAAATCGTGGCGGGTATCGAAAAGACCACCCAGTCCATTTCTGAAGTCACTCTGGCAGCGGAAGAGCAGTCGGAAGCCGCCAAAGGTGTCAGCGCTTCGATCCAGCACATTGCTGCAGAATCCGAAAAATCAGCGCAGTCATCCGAAACCATCGCGAACAACACCGGAATACTGGTGAAGGAAGCTGATGAGTTGAACAGAACAGTGTCCAGATTTGTGGTGTAG
- a CDS encoding S8/S53 family peptidase, with the protein MKFLFLLSLMISCRVLAFVELEDRKPLDVEGEKLTPYWAQEYIGADLVKQEMRQTPGLVKVPVSVYDSGFEKDHIKLTRDIEVDTASGGMGEIGYGGHGTSVASLLNWPGMVSASEVVDFVQLRRVSPDIFYYSVLQEIKSMPVRPWIISNSMGWETSEVTRYAQQADQMGIIWVMASGNSHPLKIEDHERLAPVISVGSYSPRGLQTMYSQESDQLDILAPGDDYQAAIDGMGARALFGATSGATPLVSATIANVKSLLPSLSRSDVEFLLKKTALRSFHSLYLPENKTGLLNAYKAWRVAQNLKAVCKDNHQCLQTEIRNSVHYRFARSALSAVTENLCQGRDVLSQQHMNELRRQYFLNPQHARYAQLLSCAYRNEGYSVNADNYDSMVLIQTNPRAMQAKVRRQAVTAVQKNYVNSGALRDVQILDDSFRAALVLAIKNGNALYPSRAQEFLQKYDETGRVIIMESLHNLKKER; encoded by the coding sequence ATGAAGTTTCTGTTTTTGTTGTCATTGATGATTTCCTGCCGGGTTCTGGCTTTTGTAGAGCTGGAAGACCGCAAACCCCTGGATGTGGAAGGCGAAAAGCTGACCCCGTACTGGGCGCAGGAATACATCGGTGCGGATCTGGTGAAACAGGAAATGCGGCAGACACCGGGCCTGGTGAAGGTGCCGGTTTCTGTTTATGACAGTGGATTTGAAAAAGACCATATAAAGCTGACCCGGGACATCGAAGTGGACACCGCTTCCGGTGGGATGGGCGAAATCGGGTATGGTGGCCACGGGACCAGTGTTGCCAGTCTTCTGAACTGGCCGGGGATGGTGTCGGCTTCCGAGGTTGTGGACTTCGTGCAGCTTCGTCGGGTCAGTCCGGATATTTTCTATTACTCCGTCCTGCAGGAAATAAAATCAATGCCGGTCCGTCCGTGGATCATTTCCAATTCCATGGGTTGGGAAACATCTGAAGTCACACGCTATGCCCAGCAAGCCGACCAGATGGGAATCATCTGGGTGATGGCATCAGGCAACTCGCATCCGCTGAAGATTGAAGATCACGAGCGTCTGGCGCCGGTGATCAGTGTGGGATCTTATTCGCCGCGGGGTCTGCAGACCATGTATTCGCAGGAATCCGATCAACTGGACATTCTTGCCCCGGGTGATGACTATCAAGCGGCCATTGACGGGATGGGGGCCAGGGCCCTGTTTGGAGCCACCAGCGGCGCGACACCTTTGGTTTCAGCGACGATTGCGAACGTAAAGTCCTTGCTGCCGTCATTGAGTCGCTCGGATGTGGAGTTCTTGCTGAAGAAAACGGCTCTTCGCTCTTTCCACAGTTTATATCTGCCCGAAAATAAAACCGGCTTGTTGAATGCCTACAAAGCATGGCGCGTGGCCCAGAATCTGAAGGCGGTGTGCAAAGATAATCACCAGTGCCTGCAGACTGAAATCCGTAATTCAGTTCATTATCGTTTTGCCAGGTCGGCGCTCTCAGCGGTGACCGAGAATCTGTGTCAGGGCAGGGATGTTTTGTCCCAGCAGCACATGAATGAACTGCGCCGTCAGTACTTTCTGAACCCGCAGCACGCCCGGTATGCGCAACTGTTGTCCTGTGCTTATCGCAATGAAGGTTATAGCGTGAATGCGGATAACTATGATTCGATGGTTTTGATTCAAACAAATCCCCGAGCCATGCAAGCCAAAGTCAGAAGGCAGGCGGTCACGGCTGTGCAGAAAAACTATGTTAACAGCGGGGCCCTGCGCGACGTGCAGATACTCGATGATTCATTCCGGGCAGCATTGGTGCTTGCGATTAAAAACGGCAATGCTCTTTATCCAAGTCGAGCGCAAGAATTCCTGCAAAAGTATGATGAAACAGGTCGAGTTATCATCATGGAATCGCTCCATAATCTCAAAAAAGAGCGGTAA
- a CDS encoding S8/S53 family peptidase, with product MRNQKIHILACVMVLFNTIQAGAFVELEKRQPLLVEDGRLTPYWAQEYIGADLVKEEMRQMPNLPRVPMAVYDVGFEKEHINLAFDIPVDRAMNGNRPIKGHHGTSVAALINGKGMVSVSEFVNYVQLKKVSPAVFYFGAVRELKELPVKPQVISNSMGWTSESVLELATEVDQMGIIWVMAAGNDHPSEIVEHERVAPVISVGSYSPRGLQTLSSQESDQLDILAPADEYQAAIDGNGQEILFGETSGATPLISGSIANARALIPSLSRAQVEALIKRTAIRSFHSLYSEKNKAGLFNAYRFFRVVQRLHAACGSNASCVQVQMDSRQNYLFEGKSLSPRIQSVCQSKHALAKAEINSLRAQYLLNAEQTAYARLLSCAYRNEGYSINADYYENVALIHENPKALQNKIQTQAVQAVLHGYNASAALRDLQILNDSFREALLKAQAGEAEMTDYRAGELLKAYDNTTKVEIP from the coding sequence ATGAGAAATCAAAAAATCCACATTCTCGCTTGTGTTATGGTGCTTTTCAATACCATCCAGGCCGGGGCATTCGTGGAGCTTGAAAAACGCCAGCCTTTGCTCGTCGAAGATGGGCGTTTGACGCCTTACTGGGCACAGGAATACATCGGTGCTGATCTGGTGAAAGAAGAAATGCGCCAGATGCCGAATCTGCCGCGTGTTCCGATGGCCGTGTATGATGTTGGTTTTGAAAAAGAGCATATCAATCTGGCCTTCGATATCCCGGTGGATCGCGCCATGAACGGGAATCGTCCGATCAAAGGGCATCACGGCACCAGCGTGGCTGCGTTGATCAATGGCAAGGGGATGGTTTCAGTCTCTGAATTTGTGAACTATGTACAGCTTAAAAAAGTGTCCCCGGCCGTATTTTACTTTGGGGCTGTTCGAGAGCTTAAAGAACTTCCGGTAAAGCCGCAGGTGATTTCCAATTCCATGGGCTGGACGTCCGAGTCTGTGCTGGAGCTTGCCACCGAAGTCGATCAGATGGGTATTATCTGGGTGATGGCGGCGGGTAATGATCATCCCAGTGAAATCGTCGAGCACGAACGAGTGGCTCCGGTGATCAGCGTGGGTTCTTATTCTCCGCGGGGTCTGCAAACACTGTCTTCCCAGGAATCGGACCAGCTGGATATTCTGGCACCGGCTGATGAATACCAGGCGGCGATTGACGGCAACGGCCAGGAAATTCTGTTTGGTGAAACCAGCGGGGCCACGCCGTTGATTTCCGGCTCTATCGCCAATGCCAGGGCTTTGATTCCGTCTTTGTCCCGTGCGCAAGTTGAAGCTCTGATTAAAAGAACGGCGATTCGTTCTTTCCACAGTCTGTATTCTGAAAAAAACAAGGCAGGACTTTTTAATGCCTATCGTTTCTTTAGAGTCGTGCAGCGCCTGCATGCGGCGTGCGGCTCCAATGCATCTTGTGTTCAGGTTCAGATGGACAGTCGTCAGAACTATTTGTTTGAAGGCAAGTCCCTAAGCCCGCGCATCCAATCTGTCTGTCAATCCAAACACGCCCTGGCGAAGGCTGAAATAAATTCGCTGCGCGCGCAGTATCTGCTGAATGCGGAACAGACGGCGTATGCGCGTCTGCTGTCTTGTGCTTATCGTAACGAAGGCTACAGCATCAATGCTGACTATTATGAAAATGTCGCCCTGATTCATGAAAACCCGAAGGCTTTGCAGAACAAGATTCAGACCCAGGCCGTGCAGGCGGTTTTGCATGGTTACAATGCCAGTGCGGCTTTGCGTGACCTGCAGATTCTGAATGACTCCTTCCGCGAAGCCCTGCTTAAGGCTCAGGCAGGCGAAGCCGAGATGACCGACTATCGGGCCGGGGAGCTGTTGAAAGCCTATGACAACACCACGAAAGTGGAGATTCCCTAA
- a CDS encoding sensor histidine kinase, translating into MGETAASVKSPAAVQFHPPGAKELSRGYTEQDQWFKISLHNEQSAVQSKVLYFDAPLMGRLYLQKQGETSQWASGPGLPMAERAFQSRFGAFPIELAPGESATYFIKRDSHHALNTRVFLADAAELEHQDDLSRTIFYFYLGGIFSLVVYNFLLGLFTTQKDHLSYSLFAASFGVTALVLHGVFDSYLLPNSRFVFSNYLMFFSSVSLFSASLFVERFLSIKKEFSVGYWGLRLFAGLSLVTMVGSLFAPTYRGLFFLGYLIDISIGSAILFFIFCGFYSLIRYGHRLASYFLMSWLVVLIGTFIWFASIHGFITGNIYTQYSLLLANLGEMIVLSLGLAYKIRVLDEEKRLAQQAAVDKERYHRLVRVLSHDVANTVSGLLYHSEMLKDHVNAKAADAHLDRINKSTNKLNQILKSVRQEEVYHVFKQNAEMQLVELVSACWEAVNHYSWQIEEKELLIEVEIENDLCVRADRSALVNQVLSNVLSNSIKFCEPGREIRLLAQRQGDSVVLEIRDQGMGIHPNEVHLLFNRNKLFSHKGTGNEEGTGFGTSLIAEYMQLFGGQVEVSSVHHSVSQASGTTVKLVFPSVST; encoded by the coding sequence ATGGGAGAAACCGCTGCCAGTGTCAAGAGTCCCGCAGCGGTGCAGTTTCACCCCCCGGGAGCCAAAGAACTGTCCCGGGGTTACACCGAACAGGATCAGTGGTTTAAGATTTCTTTGCACAACGAGCAGAGCGCTGTTCAATCAAAAGTGCTTTACTTCGATGCTCCGCTGATGGGGCGCCTGTATTTGCAGAAGCAGGGCGAGACCTCGCAATGGGCTTCCGGGCCCGGGCTGCCAATGGCTGAGCGGGCATTTCAAAGCCGCTTTGGGGCATTTCCCATTGAGCTTGCACCCGGTGAATCCGCCACTTATTTTATCAAACGGGATTCACATCACGCTTTAAATACGCGTGTCTTTTTGGCGGACGCCGCGGAGCTTGAGCATCAGGACGATCTGTCGCGCACAATTTTCTATTTCTATCTGGGCGGGATCTTTTCGCTGGTCGTGTACAATTTTCTGCTGGGCCTGTTCACCACGCAGAAGGACCACTTAAGCTATTCACTGTTTGCGGCAAGCTTCGGAGTGACGGCGCTGGTGTTGCACGGGGTTTTTGACAGCTATCTGCTTCCGAACAGCAGGTTTGTTTTTTCGAACTATCTGATGTTCTTTTCGTCTGTCAGTCTTTTTTCAGCCAGCTTGTTCGTTGAACGCTTCTTAAGCATTAAAAAAGAATTCTCGGTCGGGTATTGGGGACTTCGCCTGTTTGCTGGCTTGTCGCTGGTGACAATGGTGGGAAGCTTGTTTGCGCCGACCTACCGGGGTTTGTTCTTTCTGGGGTACCTGATTGATATTTCGATCGGCTCGGCGATCCTGTTCTTTATCTTCTGCGGTTTTTATTCGTTGATTCGCTATGGTCACAGACTGGCGTCGTATTTCCTGATGAGCTGGCTGGTGGTGTTGATCGGAACCTTTATCTGGTTTGCCTCCATCCATGGTTTTATCACGGGCAACATCTACACCCAGTATTCACTGCTGTTGGCGAATTTGGGTGAAATGATCGTGCTGTCGTTGGGGCTGGCTTATAAAATCCGCGTGCTGGACGAAGAAAAGCGTCTGGCCCAGCAGGCGGCCGTGGACAAGGAACGCTATCACCGTCTGGTGCGTGTGCTTTCTCATGATGTGGCCAACACGGTTTCGGGTCTTTTGTATCATTCAGAAATGCTGAAAGATCATGTCAATGCCAAGGCGGCGGACGCGCACCTGGATCGCATCAACAAGTCTACTAACAAATTAAATCAGATTCTGAAATCTGTTCGTCAGGAAGAAGTTTACCACGTGTTCAAGCAGAACGCCGAAATGCAACTGGTGGAACTGGTTTCGGCATGCTGGGAGGCTGTGAATCATTATTCGTGGCAGATTGAGGAAAAAGAGCTGCTGATCGAAGTGGAAATCGAAAATGATCTTTGCGTGCGGGCGGATCGTTCTGCGCTGGTCAATCAGGTTCTTTCCAATGTTCTTTCCAACAGCATCAAGTTCTGCGAGCCGGGTCGGGAAATCCGCCTGTTGGCTCAGCGGCAGGGTGATTCTGTGGTGCTTGAAATCCGGGATCAGGGAATGGGCATTCATCCCAATGAAGTGCACCTTTTGTTCAATCGAAACAAACTGTTTTCCCATAAGGGCACCGGCAACGAAGAAGGCACCGGCTTTGGCACCTCATTGATTGCTGAATATATGCAGCTGTTCGGCGGTCAGGTGGAAGTGTCTTCGGTTCATCATTCAGTCAGCCAGGCCTCGGGTACGACAGTGAAGTTGGTATTTCCTTCTGTCTCGACCTGA
- a CDS encoding NAD-dependent malic enzyme: METDNKYARPVYIPYSGTVLLEMSLLNKGSAFSEEERTHLNLHGLVPQTIETIEEQAERVYSQYRLLKADIDKHVYLRNLQDTNETLFYHLVVNHLTEMMPIIYTPVVGEACEHFSETYRASRGLFISYPNKDRIDEMLRNVTKQKVKVIVVTDGERILGLGDQGIGGMGIPIGKLSLYTACGGVSPAYTLPVVLDVGTNNQALINDPLYMGWRQPRVTGQEYEDFVDAFVQAVKRRWPDVLLQFEDFAQKNASPILKRYRDEICSFNDDIQGTAAVTVGCLIAASRANGGRLRDQRVAFLGAGSAGCGIAEQIIAEMKQEGLSDEQARKQVFMVDRFGLLTDKMPNLLEFQSPLVQKMETLSAWDITNEEISLLDTVRNAKPTILIGVSAQPGLFTEEVIRTMQSHCEHPIVMPLSNPTSRVEATPADILRWTDGKALVATGSPFMPVHMNDQIYPVAQCNNSYIFPGIGLGVLACGARRVTDSMLMAASSALADCSPLAQNGKGALLPELSQIEKVSRTIAFAVAKAAQADDVAMKVSDEELLVLIDKNYWYPKYRSYKHASS; encoded by the coding sequence GTGGAAACCGACAATAAATACGCGCGCCCTGTTTATATTCCGTACTCTGGAACTGTCCTGCTTGAGATGTCTTTGCTGAACAAAGGCAGTGCCTTTTCCGAAGAAGAGCGCACGCATTTAAATCTGCACGGCCTGGTGCCTCAGACCATCGAAACCATCGAAGAACAAGCCGAGCGTGTGTATTCCCAGTATCGTCTGCTGAAAGCCGATATCGACAAACACGTCTATCTGCGCAATCTGCAGGACACCAACGAAACACTGTTCTATCACCTGGTGGTGAATCATCTGACCGAAATGATGCCAATCATTTACACGCCGGTGGTGGGTGAAGCCTGCGAACATTTCTCTGAAACCTATCGTGCTTCGCGCGGTCTGTTTATTTCCTATCCGAACAAAGACCGTATCGACGAAATGCTTCGCAACGTGACCAAACAAAAAGTCAAAGTCATCGTCGTGACCGATGGCGAGCGCATCCTGGGCCTGGGGGATCAGGGCATCGGTGGCATGGGCATTCCGATCGGCAAACTTTCCCTGTACACCGCGTGCGGTGGTGTCAGTCCGGCGTACACTTTGCCGGTGGTGCTGGATGTGGGCACGAACAATCAGGCTTTGATCAATGATCCGTTGTATATGGGCTGGCGCCAGCCGCGTGTGACAGGTCAGGAGTATGAAGACTTTGTCGATGCCTTCGTGCAGGCGGTGAAACGCCGCTGGCCGGATGTGCTGTTGCAGTTTGAAGACTTCGCTCAGAAAAATGCTTCGCCGATCCTGAAGCGCTATCGCGATGAGATCTGCAGTTTCAATGATGATATTCAGGGCACGGCCGCGGTGACCGTGGGCTGCCTGATTGCTGCCAGCCGCGCCAATGGCGGACGCCTGCGTGATCAGCGTGTGGCTTTCCTGGGGGCAGGTTCCGCAGGGTGTGGTATCGCCGAACAGATCATCGCGGAAATGAAACAAGAAGGGCTCAGTGATGAACAAGCCCGCAAGCAGGTGTTCATGGTGGATCGCTTCGGTCTGTTGACGGACAAGATGCCTAACTTGCTTGAGTTCCAAAGTCCACTGGTGCAAAAAATGGAAACCTTGTCGGCGTGGGATATCACCAACGAAGAGATCTCGTTGCTGGATACGGTTCGCAATGCCAAGCCGACAATTCTGATTGGTGTTTCTGCGCAACCGGGTCTGTTCACCGAAGAAGTCATCCGCACCATGCAAAGCCACTGCGAACATCCAATTGTGATGCCGTTGTCGAATCCAACCTCTCGGGTGGAAGCGACTCCGGCGGATATTCTGCGCTGGACGGATGGCAAAGCTCTGGTGGCGACGGGAAGTCCGTTTATGCCGGTGCATATGAATGATCAGATTTACCCCGTTGCTCAGTGTAATAACTCTTACATCTTCCCGGGAATCGGTCTGGGCGTATTGGCGTGCGGTGCTCGTCGTGTGACGGACTCGATGCTGATGGCTGCCAGCAGTGCCTTGGCGGATTGCTCGCCGCTGGCCCAGAATGGCAAAGGGGCATTGTTGCCGGAACTTTCGCAGATCGAAAAGGTTTCTCGCACGATTGCCTTCGCTGTGGCGAAAGCGGCGCAGGCCGACGATGTGGCGATGAAAGTTTCTGATGAAGAGCTTTTGGTGTTGATCGATAAGAACTATTGGTATCCGAAGTATCGCAGTTATAAGCACGCATCTTCTTAG
- a CDS encoding GNAT family N-acetyltransferase, which translates to MKVENRLNDKFVLAIPGAGEGVLSYRRGRNNALDLYSTVVPEAARGQNLGDKLVRAALDFAKQEGVKVIPTCPYVAHWFSKHPEESGMLL; encoded by the coding sequence ATGAAAGTGGAAAACAGACTGAATGACAAATTCGTGCTGGCAATCCCCGGAGCCGGGGAAGGTGTTCTTTCGTATCGCCGGGGCCGAAACAATGCGTTGGATCTTTATTCCACTGTGGTGCCGGAAGCGGCGCGAGGTCAGAACCTGGGGGATAAGCTGGTGCGAGCGGCTCTGGATTTTGCCAAACAGGAAGGGGTGAAAGTCATCCCGACCTGTCCGTATGTGGCGCACTGGTTTAGCAAACATCCCGAAGAGTCGGGAATGTTGCTTTAA
- a CDS encoding YceI family protein: MTTTKWNIDPMHSSANFTIKHMMIAKVHGGFEKLTGSLSLDSSDITRSSIEAVIDASSINTREAQRDTHLKSADFFDVEKYPTLNFKSTKVEKDGDDLKVTGDLTIHGITKEVVLAVEGPTAEMKDPYGNIKIGISATTKIKRKDFGLSWNAALEAGGVLVGDDVSISLDVQFAKQV; this comes from the coding sequence ATGACAACTACCAAATGGAACATCGACCCTATGCACTCCAGCGCAAACTTCACGATCAAACACATGATGATTGCGAAAGTTCACGGCGGTTTTGAAAAACTGACTGGCAGCCTTTCTTTGGATTCATCCGACATTACCAGATCTTCGATTGAAGCTGTGATCGATGCATCCAGCATCAACACCCGTGAAGCCCAGCGCGACACCCACTTGAAAAGTGCTGACTTCTTTGATGTTGAAAAATATCCGACCCTGAATTTCAAATCCACGAAAGTGGAAAAAGATGGCGACGACCTGAAGGTCACCGGAGACTTGACCATTCATGGCATCACCAAGGAAGTGGTTCTGGCCGTGGAAGGCCCGACTGCTGAAATGAAAGACCCGTATGGAAATATCAAAATCGGGATTTCTGCGACGACCAAAATCAAACGCAAAGACTTTGGCTTAAGCTGGAATGCGGCTTTGGAAGCCGGTGGCGTGCTGGTCGGTGACGACGTCAGCATCTCTTTGGATGTCCAGTTCGCGAAACAGGTTTAA
- a CDS encoding response regulator transcription factor has translation MSTLENTLQSPVSFFIVDDHPVTRHGLRVALTSLSAKIQCLGEASTVASAMQNLKSLDVNYVVLDHMLPGQSGLELLTMASSARPDLKFMLVTQCEDAETLAQYQRLGVKVLLSKVSAMDVLEDAVKSLIQDKHYLCPALEKVMEEPRLTNVLTPRELEVVRMIAQGKTNKEVAACLECSEHTIKTHKTNVMRKLNLSNAVEISVWALKRNLA, from the coding sequence ATGAGCACACTAGAGAACACACTTCAAAGTCCTGTATCGTTTTTTATTGTTGATGACCATCCGGTGACCCGTCATGGGCTGCGTGTGGCTCTGACTTCTTTGTCTGCAAAGATACAGTGTCTGGGTGAAGCTTCCACTGTGGCTTCCGCCATGCAAAATCTGAAAAGTCTTGATGTGAATTATGTGGTGCTTGATCACATGCTGCCAGGTCAGTCCGGTCTGGAGCTTCTGACGATGGCATCTTCCGCACGTCCGGATCTGAAGTTCATGCTGGTCACTCAGTGTGAAGATGCTGAAACCCTTGCCCAGTATCAGCGACTGGGTGTGAAGGTGTTGTTGTCGAAAGTTTCTGCCATGGATGTTCTTGAGGACGCGGTGAAATCCCTGATCCAGGACAAACACTATCTTTGCCCGGCTCTTGAAAAGGTCATGGAAGAACCACGCCTGACGAATGTGCTGACTCCGCGTGAGCTGGAAGTCGTGCGCATGATCGCGCAAGGCAAAACCAACAAAGAAGTGGCTGCATGTCTGGAGTGTTCTGAACACACCATCAAAACTCACAAAACCAATGTGATGAGAAAGCTGAATCTGTCAAACGCGGTTGAAATCAGCGTCTGGGCCCTGAAGCGCAATCTTGCTTAA